In Microbulbifer sp. GL-2, the following are encoded in one genomic region:
- a CDS encoding non-ribosomal peptide synthetase has translation MSIDSSDKPSGNSHTFELLPAQKDIFLDQQVFKDVPLYNIGGYVEFRGNLDIDSLISAHHILMSSADIFSLRVRASTQGVEQFSSTPPDKLDFKDFSRNDDPQSAALSHITISYQKPFSLDGPSLFRIGILHLEKNRYWYYGIAHHVLLDGWGFSNWVQALTNIYNQISENRECDYSNIPFLSILPDEMEYLESHRYKNDRKYWLDRFSNFPQKLMNEKYPHARTGLTAKSGRVLRQIDQERFSIHREYAQSQGVSVVQLYLAALYIYYSCTTGNDDIVFGIPIHNRRSQISKKVIGTLLSVCPTRLKFSPSQSGRNLIAGILKLQRQDLRHQRYPISHLSSDLELRSKGLARLFDVSFNYQLLDYSVQIPGLSVKTTYLTNNFEQTPLTFTICDYGQQQDIELQLDFNHVYMNQVEANLMMSRWLSIVEQLIENDECAICDYQLVSADDWKILKSVNPPPTPITSDLLSLLEAQALRYPHQSAVEFEGGELTYRALIDKVDNMAANLLDFGVSSGSRVGVCLPRSSDLLIAFLAVLKAGASYVPLDPEFPEKRLFLMDEIARLNLVISDNSNKENVGSINFGDDRRVISIGSLKEGRSQGRNIFPTRKADDAAYILFTSGSTGVPKGVEVTHEALINFLLSMKQNPGFSGSDRLLAVTTTSFDIAGLELYLPLICGGTVVIASSSSVKSGPLLSELIRAKKISVMQATPATWKMMLEAGWEGSGKLKILCGGEALPGSLASNLLQRSQSLWNMYGPTETTIWSSVKRIEHENNINIGHPIQNTTVFVLDDKRRQVPIGERGKLYIGGKGLAKGYFDRPDLTAERFSNWNDRDGRQHYLYNTGDLARVNEKGELEYLGRNDFQIKLRGYRIEVTDVEASIISFPAVTDCLVDLRQRVTDPSTEFLAAYYTANRIIDDQELRSHLSERLPAYMIPTAFVPLNSFKLTLNGKKDRTALPQPSANNLIRRQRRKPNDELEAKIVKVWLEILGVEEICVEQNLFEQGVTSLDMVRAGKILEERFDKSLTTVNLFEYPNIRALAQHFNNSSQDQESTAPETKKENKLLARRARVSDEASI, from the coding sequence ATGTCAATCGATTCATCAGATAAGCCTAGTGGAAACTCTCACACATTTGAGCTGTTACCTGCTCAAAAAGATATATTTCTTGATCAGCAAGTGTTCAAAGATGTACCTCTATATAATATCGGTGGCTATGTAGAATTTAGAGGCAACCTTGATATCGATTCTCTTATCTCAGCTCACCATATACTAATGAGTTCAGCTGATATATTTTCATTACGAGTCCGGGCATCTACACAGGGGGTTGAGCAATTCAGCTCTACGCCACCTGATAAATTGGATTTTAAGGATTTTTCTCGAAATGATGACCCCCAATCAGCTGCACTGTCACACATCACCATCAGCTACCAGAAACCGTTTTCTTTAGACGGCCCCTCCCTATTCCGAATAGGAATTCTACATCTTGAAAAGAATCGTTATTGGTATTATGGAATTGCCCACCATGTACTACTGGACGGCTGGGGATTTTCAAACTGGGTACAGGCACTCACCAATATATATAACCAGATTTCCGAAAATAGGGAATGTGACTATTCAAACATCCCCTTTCTCTCAATCCTACCCGATGAAATGGAGTATTTAGAGTCCCATCGTTATAAGAATGACCGAAAATACTGGCTCGATAGATTTTCAAACTTTCCCCAGAAGTTAATGAATGAAAAGTATCCTCACGCACGTACAGGATTAACAGCTAAAAGTGGAAGAGTTTTACGCCAGATAGATCAAGAAAGGTTTTCCATACACCGTGAGTATGCCCAGTCTCAGGGTGTAAGCGTAGTACAACTCTATTTGGCTGCTTTATATATATATTACTCCTGCACTACAGGAAATGATGATATTGTCTTTGGCATTCCTATTCATAATCGACGTAGTCAGATCTCAAAAAAAGTTATTGGTACATTACTAAGTGTATGCCCTACTCGCTTAAAATTTTCTCCCTCGCAATCTGGAAGAAATTTAATTGCAGGAATACTTAAGCTCCAAAGGCAAGATCTACGGCACCAACGTTACCCTATAAGCCATCTGTCATCAGATTTGGAATTGCGCAGTAAAGGCCTAGCTAGACTCTTTGATGTAAGCTTTAACTATCAATTACTCGACTATTCTGTTCAGATTCCAGGCCTCTCCGTTAAAACAACTTACTTAACGAATAACTTTGAACAGACTCCTCTCACCTTTACAATTTGTGATTATGGGCAGCAACAAGACATTGAGCTACAACTGGATTTTAACCATGTATACATGAACCAGGTGGAAGCCAATTTAATGATGTCCAGATGGCTTTCTATTGTTGAGCAGCTAATCGAGAACGATGAGTGTGCAATCTGTGATTACCAATTGGTTAGTGCGGATGATTGGAAAATTCTTAAATCAGTTAATCCTCCACCTACTCCCATAACTAGCGACCTACTATCTTTGCTGGAAGCCCAGGCTTTGAGGTATCCACACCAGTCAGCAGTAGAGTTTGAGGGAGGAGAGCTAACTTATCGTGCACTCATTGATAAAGTGGACAATATGGCAGCAAACCTTCTTGACTTTGGAGTGAGCTCCGGAAGTCGAGTAGGCGTTTGCCTTCCCCGCTCAAGCGATTTACTAATTGCTTTTCTTGCAGTACTTAAGGCTGGTGCATCTTATGTCCCTTTGGATCCTGAATTCCCGGAAAAACGATTGTTTTTGATGGATGAAATTGCACGACTTAACTTAGTTATCTCTGATAATAGCAATAAAGAGAATGTGGGCTCTATTAACTTTGGGGATGATCGAAGAGTCATAAGTATCGGGTCATTAAAAGAAGGCCGGAGTCAAGGTAGAAATATTTTTCCAACCCGCAAAGCAGACGATGCAGCCTATATCTTATTTACGTCCGGTTCGACCGGTGTTCCAAAGGGCGTAGAAGTCACCCACGAAGCCCTTATTAACTTCCTCCTCAGCATGAAGCAAAATCCAGGGTTCAGCGGCTCTGATCGTTTGCTTGCAGTTACTACTACATCTTTTGATATTGCCGGTTTAGAGCTTTATCTCCCGCTAATTTGTGGTGGCACCGTCGTAATCGCTAGTTCAAGCTCAGTTAAAAGTGGCCCATTATTAAGTGAGCTTATTAGGGCAAAGAAAATTTCCGTTATGCAAGCAACTCCTGCAACTTGGAAAATGATGTTAGAAGCAGGTTGGGAGGGATCTGGGAAACTTAAGATTCTTTGCGGAGGGGAAGCACTTCCTGGGTCTCTGGCTAGCAACCTCTTACAGCGATCACAATCATTGTGGAATATGTATGGACCTACCGAAACTACTATTTGGTCTAGCGTTAAAAGAATTGAACACGAAAACAATATCAACATTGGACATCCAATCCAAAACACTACGGTTTTTGTCTTAGATGACAAAAGACGTCAAGTGCCGATTGGTGAGCGTGGAAAGCTCTATATTGGTGGTAAAGGTTTAGCTAAAGGTTATTTCGACCGACCTGATTTGACTGCTGAGCGCTTCTCAAACTGGAATGACCGTGACGGACGTCAGCATTATCTCTATAACACAGGAGATCTAGCCCGAGTCAATGAAAAAGGAGAACTCGAGTATCTCGGACGAAACGATTTCCAAATCAAACTTCGGGGTTATCGAATCGAGGTCACAGATGTAGAGGCAAGCATTATTTCTTTCCCGGCAGTGACAGACTGTCTAGTCGACCTAAGACAGCGTGTTACAGATCCTAGCACTGAGTTTCTTGCCGCATATTACACAGCAAACAGAATCATAGATGATCAGGAGCTGCGCAGTCATCTTTCTGAGCGGTTGCCTGCTTACATGATTCCAACGGCATTTGTCCCTCTTAATAGTTTTAAATTAACTTTGAACGGCAAGAAGGATCGAACTGCCTTACCACAACCAAGTGCAAATAATTTAATACGCCGTCAACGGCGTAAACCTAACGATGAGCTGGAAGCAAAGATTGTTAAGGTTTGGTTAGAAATTCTTGGGGTTGAAGAGATTTGTGTTGAGCAAAATCTATTTGAACAAGGTGTTACTTCCTTGGACATGGTACGGGCAGGTAAGATTTTAGAAGAGCGTTTTGATAAATCTCTTACAACTGTCAATCTTTTTGAATATCCAAACATTAGAGCTTTAGCTCAGCATTTTAATAATTCTTCTCAAGACCAAGAGAGCACAGCTCCAGAAACTAAGAAGGAAAACAAATTGCTGGCTAGAAGAGCAAGGGTGAGTGATGAAGCATCAATATAG
- a CDS encoding type I polyketide synthase, whose protein sequence is MKHQYSETGLEVAIVGMAGEFPEADSLESFWSNLCTETECIRFFDPDDLVAAGIPEHVVRDESFVPAKGVVPGLFEFDAEFFGYSAREASVMDPQMRRFHQLAWHALENAGYAPDAPGCSVGIWAGAGDNSIWISRFLREMSNSFARKYEISTLTAREFLCTRIAYKLNLKGPAVTVQTACSTSLVALHSAVTALLAGECDMSLAGAVAIHPNDVNGRADKGGYSFQEGMILSPDGHCRPFDIEAQGTIPGDGLGMVVLKRLDDARRDNDTILAVIKGTAINNDGNLKAGFTAPSVDGQSRVIHSAMRAAEVEPETISYIEAHGTGTPLGDPIEIEALGRVFGKTKENRRIGSVKSNIGHLDAAAGMAGLIKTVLAMRHKLLPPNLHYNKANPKANLLGAGFNVNSELTSWNNEKYPLRACVSSFGIGGTNAHTILEEYLVNETTECSSGWKILPWSAKSEESLNVWSNLLADHLESEPALRLNDCAYTLSTGRSHFEHRRILITDSREKAISILREESSPHILSGRAGSRRRKITFLFPGQGSQYAGMGADIYHQLPEYREHVDSCLSLLAPSVCAELKPFLTNSEATEQAIDISNTRLAQPLLFIVEYALAQTFISWGIEPDNMIGHSIGEYVAACVSGAIPLSEALEIVVQRGSLMAEAEPGAMLAVNLDHYALKSYLSHELELAAINSSDLSVVSGTISAIEHAQVRLETEGVSVTRLKVSHGYHSHLMEPVLDRFSAVIQDRSFNDINIPYYSNISGQLISTKEIKQTNYWIQHLRSTVNVANPISEALDDEERIFLEVGPGRTLTTFVRKHSKFNSSNRLINTIPPGNTNGDNTQHLLMAISKLYLAGVSIDWKNFYHRDQNKRIPLPGYVFKKTEFIPEPIAEVTELSDLAGDRRVVRLYEPHWQRRPISLGDLSRDRSRTYIIFRDTYGLTELIEQQLINKGCRVIPVEKGEAFNRTADGAYTVGTGNAHDYTLLIEEIGRLQIEVHEIIHAWSVDRAGNKSTNELSEDSFYSLLNLAKALAELSTSENVLISILATELFSISGDEDIVASKALLTGPLRVIPHEVPHLNTRVIEFNQNALERSNNSELLRSLVRELETDKFPQQVAYRGRNRWVREYRPIPANKEQAKSSEGVSLRIGGTYLITGGLGDIGIAKAKHIAKNGPVNLILTTRRPISDWRRGGKNPSHTISSSIVTELLELEKSGTTVDILTADVTSHNDMVRIRRHIESVFGVLNGIVHCAGLPGDGSLLRKEREAMDAVLAPKTIGATILSKTFCDMDLDFVLFCSSITAILGGFGQVDYCAANAYLDAFALNSGFNNRTRVISVNWDTWSGMGMAAQDFKRKPKELSEMSSSGKLLSHDQHKFVFSQILSANDTWALREHWILGKATLPGAFYIDAATSALKLAGYTGELKFSDILFLSPLLLNENEATEIKLKFQRNTQGFEFTAESSQAHHVRGQVAINPQSLPIAQGIDIPKLRSLCSERVIDDAMEIAHLGKITSKVDGTRQSELVEFGPRWKNIQEIRLEGGRGLARMRLSDEYIHDLTEHRLHPALLDVATAFLRPFHQEGIFLPLSYGKLTLYKDLPQSFYSYAKLSTSGGSNDKGILDFDIEFYSEDGNVIAVIEHFTLREINQESIRAAAANGNRNLSEEQNNPLVTSGLSLEEGLNGFDQVLTFGAPSVAVAYEDIDPRITRYDNFLKDKSQHKIQRSARPDLASAYVKPKSKIEIALAEIWEELLAIDGIGIYDNFFELGGDSLLLVQLHKLIKAQLSTQLSITELYDFPTITTLAQAMETPREEKNKQKAEATRVRAKQQKAARARRKPRKN, encoded by the coding sequence ATGAAGCATCAATATAGTGAAACAGGATTGGAAGTTGCTATTGTCGGTATGGCGGGGGAATTTCCTGAAGCTGATAGCTTGGAATCCTTTTGGTCTAATCTGTGTACTGAAACGGAGTGTATACGGTTTTTTGACCCAGATGATCTAGTGGCCGCAGGAATACCAGAGCACGTAGTACGCGATGAGAGCTTTGTGCCAGCTAAAGGGGTTGTTCCTGGGCTATTTGAGTTTGATGCCGAGTTTTTTGGTTATAGCGCGCGTGAGGCGTCTGTTATGGATCCACAAATGCGTCGCTTTCATCAGCTGGCTTGGCATGCACTAGAAAATGCGGGTTATGCGCCAGACGCGCCAGGTTGCTCAGTTGGAATTTGGGCTGGTGCCGGTGATAACTCTATTTGGATAAGCCGATTCCTAAGAGAGATGTCAAACAGCTTTGCAAGAAAATATGAGATTTCTACCTTAACCGCGCGAGAATTTCTTTGTACTCGAATTGCCTATAAGCTCAACCTAAAAGGACCTGCAGTAACTGTCCAGACTGCCTGCTCTACTTCTCTCGTAGCACTACACAGTGCCGTAACGGCGCTACTTGCTGGTGAATGTGATATGTCTCTGGCCGGTGCGGTAGCTATTCATCCGAATGATGTAAATGGGCGAGCAGATAAAGGCGGCTACAGCTTTCAGGAAGGAATGATACTCTCTCCGGATGGTCACTGCCGACCCTTTGACATAGAAGCACAGGGAACAATTCCCGGTGATGGGTTGGGCATGGTGGTACTCAAGCGTCTGGATGATGCACGCCGTGATAACGATACAATCCTTGCTGTAATTAAGGGTACAGCAATCAATAATGATGGCAATCTCAAAGCAGGATTCACTGCACCAAGTGTAGATGGACAAAGCCGAGTTATCCATAGTGCTATGCGTGCAGCAGAAGTTGAGCCTGAAACGATCAGTTATATTGAAGCTCATGGAACGGGAACACCGCTTGGTGATCCAATTGAGATAGAAGCTCTCGGGCGCGTATTTGGGAAGACAAAGGAAAATCGTCGAATTGGTTCAGTTAAATCGAACATAGGTCATTTAGACGCGGCTGCCGGAATGGCAGGTTTGATCAAAACGGTATTGGCAATGCGCCATAAGTTACTCCCACCGAACCTTCATTATAATAAGGCCAATCCAAAAGCCAATTTATTAGGAGCTGGGTTTAACGTCAATAGTGAGTTAACTTCGTGGAATAATGAAAAATACCCTCTACGAGCTTGTGTAAGTTCCTTTGGCATCGGAGGCACTAATGCACATACAATTCTTGAGGAGTATCTTGTCAATGAGACAACTGAATGTTCTTCTGGCTGGAAAATATTACCATGGTCAGCAAAATCTGAGGAGTCACTAAATGTTTGGTCAAATCTACTAGCAGATCACCTCGAAAGTGAACCTGCGTTAAGGTTGAATGATTGTGCTTATACACTATCTACAGGCCGAAGCCATTTTGAACATAGACGTATACTTATTACAGATAGTCGAGAGAAAGCAATATCAATACTTCGCGAAGAATCCTCTCCACATATACTCTCAGGCCGAGCTGGAAGTCGTCGTCGCAAAATTACTTTTCTATTCCCAGGTCAAGGCTCTCAATATGCAGGTATGGGAGCAGACATTTATCATCAACTACCAGAATATCGTGAACATGTAGATAGTTGCCTTTCATTATTGGCCCCATCGGTCTGTGCGGAATTAAAGCCTTTCCTTACGAATAGCGAAGCCACGGAACAAGCTATTGACATCAGCAACACACGTCTTGCTCAACCACTATTGTTTATCGTTGAATACGCTTTAGCACAGACTTTCATTTCCTGGGGAATCGAGCCGGATAATATGATTGGCCACAGTATTGGGGAATATGTTGCAGCCTGCGTTTCCGGAGCTATTCCCCTCAGCGAGGCATTAGAGATCGTTGTCCAGCGGGGATCGCTTATGGCGGAAGCTGAACCCGGAGCAATGCTCGCGGTTAACCTTGATCATTACGCACTAAAAAGTTATTTATCTCATGAACTGGAACTTGCTGCCATAAATAGTAGTGATCTATCAGTTGTATCTGGTACTATTTCCGCTATCGAACATGCGCAGGTAAGGCTCGAAACTGAAGGGGTTTCAGTTACAAGGCTAAAAGTATCACACGGTTACCATAGCCACCTTATGGAACCAGTCCTTGACCGTTTTTCAGCAGTAATTCAAGACCGCTCTTTTAATGATATTAATATTCCTTATTACTCCAATATTTCAGGCCAGTTAATTTCAACCAAGGAAATAAAACAGACAAATTATTGGATACAACATTTACGCTCCACAGTAAACGTGGCCAACCCAATTAGTGAAGCGCTTGATGATGAAGAGAGAATTTTTCTTGAAGTAGGACCAGGTCGCACACTTACCACATTTGTACGTAAACATAGTAAGTTCAATTCATCCAATCGACTTATTAATACCATCCCTCCAGGCAATACAAATGGAGATAACACTCAGCATCTATTAATGGCGATTAGCAAGCTATATTTAGCTGGTGTTTCTATCGACTGGAAAAATTTCTATCATCGCGATCAGAACAAGCGTATTCCTTTACCCGGGTATGTATTCAAAAAAACAGAATTTATACCTGAGCCCATTGCAGAGGTAACAGAACTTTCAGATTTAGCGGGCGACCGACGTGTAGTTAGGCTGTATGAACCACACTGGCAACGCCGCCCTATTTCTTTGGGAGATCTATCAAGGGATAGATCACGCACGTATATTATTTTCCGAGACACCTATGGCCTTACAGAATTAATAGAACAGCAACTGATTAACAAGGGCTGCCGAGTAATTCCAGTAGAAAAAGGAGAGGCGTTTAATAGAACGGCAGATGGCGCCTACACAGTAGGAACCGGAAACGCTCACGATTATACTCTATTAATTGAAGAAATTGGTCGCTTACAAATCGAAGTACATGAAATCATTCATGCCTGGTCAGTAGATAGAGCAGGGAACAAATCCACTAACGAATTGTCTGAAGACAGTTTTTACAGCTTATTGAACCTAGCAAAAGCCTTAGCTGAACTTTCTACTAGCGAGAATGTATTAATTTCTATTTTGGCAACCGAATTGTTTTCCATCTCTGGTGATGAGGATATTGTCGCAAGCAAGGCCCTACTCACAGGACCATTACGAGTTATTCCTCATGAGGTTCCGCACCTGAATACTCGGGTTATTGAGTTTAACCAAAATGCCTTAGAGAGGTCGAACAACTCAGAATTGCTTCGTAGTTTGGTTCGTGAACTGGAAACTGATAAGTTTCCTCAGCAGGTCGCATACCGTGGGAGAAATCGCTGGGTAAGAGAGTATCGTCCAATACCAGCTAATAAAGAACAAGCAAAGTCATCGGAAGGGGTAAGTTTACGAATTGGCGGTACCTACTTAATTACAGGAGGGTTAGGTGATATCGGGATCGCCAAAGCTAAACATATTGCTAAAAATGGCCCTGTTAATCTAATTCTTACCACTCGCCGTCCTATTTCTGACTGGAGGCGTGGCGGCAAAAATCCTTCACATACAATTTCTAGCAGTATTGTTACTGAGCTACTCGAGTTAGAGAAATCTGGAACAACAGTAGATATTTTAACTGCCGACGTTACCTCTCACAATGATATGGTGCGAATTCGCAGGCATATTGAATCGGTATTTGGCGTACTGAATGGTATTGTGCATTGTGCTGGCTTACCTGGAGACGGCAGCTTATTGCGTAAAGAACGGGAAGCTATGGACGCTGTTTTGGCGCCCAAGACTATCGGTGCAACGATTCTTTCCAAAACATTCTGCGATATGGATCTTGATTTTGTACTTTTTTGCTCATCTATCACTGCAATTCTAGGAGGCTTTGGTCAGGTTGACTATTGTGCAGCAAATGCTTACCTAGATGCTTTTGCCTTAAATAGCGGGTTTAATAATCGTACCCGTGTCATCTCTGTGAACTGGGATACTTGGTCGGGTATGGGCATGGCGGCGCAAGATTTCAAGAGAAAGCCCAAAGAGCTTTCTGAGATGAGTTCGTCCGGTAAGCTTCTTAGTCATGACCAGCACAAATTTGTCTTTAGTCAAATTCTTTCAGCCAATGATACGTGGGCACTACGGGAACATTGGATTCTAGGAAAAGCAACTTTACCTGGGGCCTTCTATATTGATGCGGCGACATCTGCTCTAAAACTTGCGGGTTATACAGGTGAGCTCAAATTCTCAGATATTTTGTTCCTTTCCCCTCTCCTGCTTAATGAAAATGAAGCTACTGAGATCAAGCTGAAATTTCAACGTAATACCCAAGGATTTGAATTCACCGCAGAGAGTTCTCAGGCTCATCATGTGCGGGGACAAGTAGCAATCAATCCACAGTCATTGCCTATTGCCCAAGGCATAGATATACCTAAACTTCGTTCATTATGTAGCGAGCGCGTGATTGATGATGCGATGGAAATCGCACACTTGGGTAAAATAACATCTAAAGTCGACGGCACCCGACAGTCTGAGCTGGTTGAATTTGGACCACGCTGGAAAAATATTCAAGAAATCCGGTTAGAGGGAGGGAGAGGACTTGCCCGGATGCGTCTGTCGGATGAGTATATCCATGATTTAACAGAACATCGTCTTCACCCTGCTCTCTTAGACGTTGCGACAGCTTTTCTACGCCCGTTCCATCAGGAAGGTATTTTTCTACCCCTCTCCTATGGAAAACTTACTCTGTACAAGGATCTTCCTCAGTCTTTCTACAGCTATGCAAAACTATCTACTAGCGGAGGATCAAATGATAAAGGGATTCTTGATTTTGACATAGAGTTTTATTCTGAGGACGGGAATGTTATTGCAGTCATTGAACATTTCACTTTACGTGAAATTAATCAGGAAAGTATTCGCGCAGCAGCGGCTAACGGTAACCGCAACCTTTCTGAAGAACAAAACAACCCACTAGTTACATCAGGGCTCTCACTTGAAGAGGGCTTAAACGGGTTTGATCAGGTTCTAACATTTGGAGCACCTTCAGTCGCAGTTGCATACGAGGACATTGATCCCCGAATTACAAGATATGATAATTTTCTCAAGGATAAAAGCCAGCATAAGATCCAAAGGAGCGCAAGGCCGGATCTAGCAAGTGCTTACGTGAAGCCTAAATCTAAAATTGAAATAGCCCTAGCTGAAATTTGGGAGGAACTACTCGCCATTGATGGAATAGGCATATACGACAATTTTTTTGAGCTAGGAGGCGATTCCCTCCTTCTTGTTCAACTTCATAAGTTAATTAAAGCCCAACTATCGACTCAGCTATCTATCACAGAGCTTTACGACTTCCCAACAATCACCACCCTAGCTCAAGCAATGGAAACTCCAAGGGAAGAAAAAAACAAGCAAAAAGCAGAAGCTACTCGGGTCCGGGCCAAGCAGCAGAAGGCCGCGCGGGCAAGACGCAAGCCGAGAAAAAACTAG